The Apostichopus japonicus isolate 1M-3 chromosome 20, ASM3797524v1, whole genome shotgun sequence genome contains a region encoding:
- the LOC139961057 gene encoding uncharacterized protein: MKFRVYIFLAICILSADSDPCCQRSHWEQCNVFGPSNSTCEFISMEHSGHGGCAPIMSNRSQSVPDGLDVIDFSYELTPCSADPGRDEGNCSETAALKMITLSLSITLDGPNLSGILFILKGYNEVISHIRHTSCHYIKILEELDEGDVKMNGSKTKLFYDGFYNETIHPGYTYEVSGRSLPAPAAQDFDVVVNKKVTIPHCGILPERDSIYLCSLPSPGKWTTTISNNWTETADQIYTVDVSFTVINDADFYVVGFSTDQENLHQKRIENDMTEWRWDERHKSNVIQQTYTNVTAGVYYFLVAPNYPESCADPHWGITHCPQFLDQILVGEESTSKISTTENDVLTTPDSHERVSLPTPYIILIVTGTVFVLVLVCFLFLYCCCKYCSCKYCSKYFWCYENNEKDFVTVTSKFQQHTPRPLIPPANTAKYRMIYPEDSVSTVTDIDMCTVTSSSAGPDFRRLDLPDREMYTQLQQDFHLPPTPDEGYHETSHPQMSVNPWRFIGGAVRQDSGISVVSNGHVEEHGMEMGYDGNRLRRPNGGYHPISQPYDPNQLNLPLGGVRRQISKETTM, translated from the exons GTCACGGCGGCTGTGCACCAATAATGTCCAATAGGAGTCAATCTGTGCCTGATGGATTAGATGTGATAGACTTCAGTTACGAGCTGACTCCTTGCTCTGCTGATCCCGGTCGGGACGAAGGCAATTGCTCAGAGACAGCTGCCCTCAAGATGATCACGTTAAGTTTATCAATTACATTGG atGGCCCTAACCTTTCAGGTATACTCTTCATACTGAAAGGTTATAATGAAGTAATAAGTCACATACGACATACTTCATGCCACTATATTAAAATACTGGAGGAGCTCGATGAGGGTGATGTCAAGATGAATGGg agtaaaacaaaacttttctaTGATGGATTTTACAATGAAACAATTCATCCAGGGTACACTTACGAAGTGAGTGGCAGATCTTTACCTGCTCCTGCAGCACAAGACTTTGATGTAGTGGTCAACAAAAAAGTCACAATACCAC acTGTGGTATCCTGCCAGAGAGGGATTCTATCTACCTTTGTTCTTTGCCTT CTCCTGGTAAATGGACTACCACTATATCTAACAACTGGACGGAGACAGCAGATCAAATCTATACTGTGGACGTGAGTTTCACAGTCATCAACGATGCAGACTTCTATGTAGTCGGGTTCAGCACGGATCAAGAAAACCTCCATCAGAAGAGGATAGAAAATGACATG ACGGAATGGCGTTGGGATGAAAGGCACAAAAGTAATGTTATTCAACAAACATACACCAATGTAACTGCTGGGGTCTACTATTTCCTG GTTGCACCAAATTATCCAGAATCATGTGCTGACCCTCATTGGGGTATTACACACTGTCCTCAATTTTTAGATCAAATTTTGGTCGGTGAGGAGAGCACAAGCAAAATCTCAACGACGGAGAATGACG TATTAACCACTCCAGATAGTCATGAAAGAGTCAGCCTTCCTACACCATACATCATCTTGATTGTGACTGGGACAGTTTTCGTTCTCGTACTCGTCTGTTTTCTGTTCCTGTATTGTTGCTGCAAGTATTGTTCCTGCAAGTATTGTTCAAAATACTTCTGGTGCTACG aaaacaatgaaaaagacTTTGTGACTGTAACATCAAAATTCCAACAGCATACACCGAGGCCACTCATACCACCTGCAAACACAGCAAAGTACAGAATGATCTATCCCGAGGATAGTGTCTCAACCGTCACCGATATCGATATGTGTACGGTCACCTCGTCTTCGGCAGGTCCCGATTTCAGAAGGCTTGACCTACCTGATAGAGAGATGTACACCCAATTACAACAGGACTTTCATTTACCCCCAACTCCAGACGAGGGGTACCATGAAACATCTCATCCTCAAATGAGCGTGAACCCTTGGCGGTTTATTGGAGGGGCGGTCAGACAAGATAGCGGTATTTCCGTCGTGTCCAACGGGCATGTAGAAGAACACGGCATGGAAATGGGCTATGATGGTAACAGGTTGAGGAGACCCAATGGAGGTTATCACCCTATTAGTCAGCCATATGACCCCAACCAACTAAACTTGCCTCTCGGCGGTGTAAGGCGACAGATTTCGAAAGAAACCACTATGTAA